A part of Pectinophora gossypiella chromosome Z, ilPecGoss1.1, whole genome shotgun sequence genomic DNA contains:
- the LOC126380575 gene encoding 39S ribosomal protein L19, mitochondrial, with protein sequence MALVIRKTTIDIVAATKWFIRRDCRALSTLPEKAEVASAVAEEKKKHKGRRASNPALEFRHIYPEFLPDPNPKWRNSLREKLERADMLNRRSQIDIPEFYVGSILAVTVSDPHAQGKTNKFVGICIERKGCGLVAEFTLRNVVDHQGLEVRYELYDPTIQKIQVLRLEKRLDEKLFYLRDALPEYSTFPFDMDPEILPEGTPVPVNPVQVKLKPRPWLERWERQELKGISNIEEYLKEKDRVRRELRKTPWEKYDLMKQYRKTIPEEEQSDIWGEVYNQLHQLQMTRKKMSRKRTFTTPKTQLG encoded by the exons ATGGCTTTGGTTATTAGGAAGACGACAATCGATATTGTTGCGGCTACAAAATGGTTTATTAGACGAG ACTGTCGTGCTTTGTCCACCTTACCTGAAAAAGCAGAAGTCGCTTCAGCTGTTGCCGAGGAAAAGAAAAAGCATAAGGGGCGTAGAGCCAGTAATCCGGCCTTGGAGTTCAGGCATATTTACCCTGAGTTTCTACCAGATCCCAACCCAAAATGGAGGAACAGTTTGCGAGAAAAATTGGAAAGAGCAGATATGCTGAATAGGAGGAGTCAGATTGATATACCGGAGTTTTATGTTG GTTCCATTTTAGCAGTAACAGTATCAGATCCACATGCTCAGGGCAAGACAAATAAGTTTGTGGGGATCTGCATTGAGCGTAAGGGCTGTGGCTTGGTGGCCGAGTTCACATTACGAAATGTGGTTGACCATCAGGGTCTAGAG GTGCGATATGAACTCTATGATCCAACAATACAGAAGATACAAGTGCTGCGTCTAGAGAAACGTCTTGATGAGAAGCTCTTCTACCTAAGAGATGCTTTGCCAGAATACAGCACATTCCCATTTGATATGGATCCAGAGATTCTCCCTGAGGGCACACCAGTTCCTGTTAATCCTGTCCAA GTGAAATTGAAACCCAGGCCATGGCTTGAGAGATGGGAGAGGCAAGAACTGAAGGGCATATCCAATATTGAAGAGTATTTGAAGGAGAAGGACCGCGTAAGAAGAGAACTTAGAAAGACACCGTGGGAGAAATATGACTTgatgaagcaatatag GAAAACTATTCCTGAGGAAGAGCAGAGCGATATCTGGGGTGAGGTGTACAACCAGCTTCATCAGCTCCAAATGACCCGCAAGAAGATGTCCCGAAAGCGAACTTTCACCACTCCCAAGACGCAGCTCGGTTAA
- the LOC126380595 gene encoding short coiled-coil protein homolog, with protein sequence MSSIIQKCNDDNIPLADDDPQVIITDDVENSHLDHGRSMDSLPSSYTGGSSSPGLNGPPSFEPDSGIDEQEEKARLISQVLELQNTLDDLSQRVDSVKEENLKLRSENQVLGQYIENLMSASSVFQSTTPNVHKK encoded by the exons ATGTCTTCGATCATACAAAAGTGTAACGATGATAACATTCCTTTGGCTGACGACGATCCACAAGTTATTATAACTGACGATGTTGAGAACAGTCATTTAGATCATGGTCGTTCAATGGACTCTTTGCCTAGTTCTTACACGGGTGGTTCATCTAGCCCTGGACTAAATGGTCCTCCGAGCTTCGAACCTGACTCTGGAATCGATGAACAGGAGGAGAAAGCTCGTCTTATATCACAAGTACTGGAGCTGCAGAACACTTTAGATG ATCTGTCACAAAGGGTGGACTCTGTAAAAGAAGAAAATTTGAAGCTTCGTTCTGAAAATCAAGTCCTCGGGCAGTATATTGAGAACCTCATGTCAGCGTCTTCAGTATTTCAGTCTACTACACCTAATGTGCATAAGAAGTAA